The genomic region GTAAAGGTTAAGTCCCCTTTTGCCGGGTCAGATAAATGAATGAAATCAGAAACATTATTGTCCGTTATAGGGCTGTCATCAACTAACCTCATAATTTGGTTAAATGTTATAATAATATCAGAGTTAACATCAATATCTGTTGCTCCGTTTGCCGGATTAAAGGATATAGCGGGAGGCGGTAAAGTTACGGCAGAATAAACAGACTGAAAAACTTCTTTAGTTGCATCATTTTGAATAAAAACTACAACTTTTAAATCATACATCTCCTCTACGTTTGTAGATGACATATCAAATGTTTCATTAAAAGCGGTTGGTGTTCCTGCAACAAAATTAACTAATGTTCCGTCAGCATCCGGTAACATTTTCATCATTACATTCTTAAATGATGTTTCTCCGTTATTTCCGACATTTCCCGTTGTCATTTTTTCAATTACTGCAATGTGTACTTTAAAATCGGCGGTTATATATGGTGTAATATTAACATCAACAGTAATGTTGGACCCATCTATTATTGCAGCAGAGCTTAAATCAAAAAATGCAGGTTTATTTGTTTCGTATGTGTAAGCATTAGTAACAGCAGTTGAGTTTGTACCCGTATTTACACCTCCCGTATATAAGTCAGGAACAAAACTTACACCGTAATAACTTCTTCTCACTCCCCCTTCTGCCGTATAATAAGGGTCTCCGGGCGAAGGCCAAGACATTTGATATTTGACCACCGTAATATCATCAGGATGAGAGTTCATAAAAGGAGTAAAAGTTGAAGAATTAAAAGAGGCACAAGGAGCACATGTTGAACTTGTAAACTCCTCATATAGAGGTGTGTTTGTGACAGACTGAGTTGCAATACTCATTGTTTGCAATTGTAAATCATTATTGGTGTCATCATCATTACCGTTACCGTTCATATTTGACACCCAAACTTTTAATGTATAACTTCCTGGTGTAGCAACCCACGGAGTTGTAAAGGTATGATTTAACGATTCGGTTGTTGCTAAATTTAAACCTGTAAGGTTTTCAGTAATAATTGTGCCTGCATCTATTTGATAATTAACATCAATAGATGTAATTGTATTTATTCCTGAATTTTTAAATGTACAAGCTATGTCAACATTGCCTGCTGCTGCATATGGTGAAATGTTAATTGAAGCCATTTCAGAGTCATTATTGTCAGGGCTGATAAGAATTAAATCATCAATATACCAATAATCAAAATTATAAGTATTTCCGCTTAAATAAATACAAATTTGAAAATCAGAAGCTCCGACATCAGCATTAGATATTAACAAATCATTTGTTTCCGGTCCTATATTGTCAGTAGGACTGACTGCCCATATGTCTGTCCAGCTTCCTCCTCCTGAGCGTGTAGCAACACCAATAGAATAACCTGTTCCGGAATAATCATCTAAAAAGTGTTTGAACGAAAACAGTACAGTTGAAATACCGGTTAAATCTATTGCAGGAGAAATTAATCGGGTAGTGTTTGTTCCGCTAACATAAGTTAGCTTTGCTTCAGGTGCCGTACCTCCGGCATTAGCACTTGTTGATTGCGACCATTGATTGCCTATGTTATCAATTGTCCATCCCGAAGGCGGAAAGCTTGCTGAAAAATCTTCATTAAACATTTCAGTTCCTTTCTGTGCAAAAGATGAACTTCCGATAATTAGCACTAAAAATAAAGATAAAAATTTTCTCATAATTATTAACTTTTTGTTAGAGGTAATAAGTTTATTTGCGAGATGCAGTTTACAATATAAAGTTGCACTTTAGTTAAAATAAATGCTTAATATTATATTTTAGCCCCTTCCATCCCTTTTTTCTGTCAAAAGGGTGTGAGTTCCTGTAATTAAATTGGTAAGAAAAATTTAAACTTGCAATATCGTATCTCATTTCTCGTGCATCATCTTTTATGTATAAATTTCGCATACTTGCATAATAGCTCAGCCCCATTGTAACCGGCTTAAATTGAAATCCGATGCTTCCTTTGAAACCATAGTCATACCAATTATGTTTGTAGTCGTAGTATGATTTAGAATCAATTATTAAATCACGAGAAGTTGCCGTAACCTCTCTTTTATTGTTTATTAAAACAGATGCTTGCCCTCCCAAAGAAAAATAGTAAAATATAAATTCATAACCTCTTTTATATTTCAACATAACAGGAAAGCGAATGTAGTTATTAACTTCACTTACATTTAATAACCCGTCTTCGATATTATCAATTTTTTCCGAAAAACTGAAACGATACCTTGTGAAATTTGCTTCAACCTGTGTTGACATATGTTCTGCAAATCTTGTATCAATAAAAAAACCGACGGAATAAGCATATTCTTTACTGTATTGACTCGGCTTGTCAGGGCCAAATAATCCGGTTGAATTTCCTTCAGCAGTTATTCCGAATCTAACATCTTGCGAATAAGCCTGAAATGTGTTAGATAAAATAGATGTTAAAATAAAAAAATAAATTTTTTTCATTATCTGTTCATATTGAGTAAAGCATTTTTTTATCTTTGACGAAAGATTTTGACTCCAAAGATACAAAATTTGTTGTTAACTTATACCCAGACTTGAAATCTATGAAAATAATTAATAAAATAGTTTCAAAAGTTACGCAAAAACGATTGCAACAGATTGAGTTTTTCAGAAATAATCCTGAGGAAGCCCAGTCGGATGTATTGAAGAATCTTATTAAATCTGCCGAGAACACTGTTTACGGGAAAAAATATAAATTTAAAGGAATTTCATTAAATAACCTGCTTGAAGATTATAAAAAAAATGTTCCGATAACAGATTACGAAAAATTGTTGCCGTATATTAACAGGGTTAGGGCAGGAGAGAGGAATGTTCTCTGGAATACGCCTATAAAGTGGTTTGCAATGTCCTCAGGAACAACAAGTTCTAAAAGCAAATTTATTCCCGTAAGTAAAGAAGCTCTTGAATTTTGTCATTTCAGAGGCGGAAAAGATATTATTGCATTATATGCCGATAAATATGATGACACACAACTTGTTAAAAGCAAGTCTTTAGTTATAGGAGGGAGCCAACAAATAAGCAGTGTTGATAATGAATTATATTACGGAGATATTTCAGCCGTAATTATTGATAATTTACCTGTTTGGTCGCACCTTCTCAGAACACCGAAAAAAGAAATTGCCCTGCTTCCGAAATGGGAGGAGAAATTAGAAAAGATGGTCGGGCAGACCACACAAGAAAACGTTACCAGTATTACCGGTGTTCCGTCTTGGACTCTTGTATTATTAAAAAAAATATTAGAAGTTACCGGAAAAAAAAGAATTGAAGAAGTGTGGCCGAATTTTGAGCTTTTTATTCACGGAGGCGTAAGTTTTATTCCTTATAAAACAGAATTTGAAAAAATATTACCCGAAAGAACCAGATATTTAGAAACCTATAATGCAACGGAAGGATTTTTCGGAATTCAAGATGATTTATCAAGAAATGATTTGTTGTTGATGCTTGATTTAGGAATTTTTTATGAGTTTATTCCTGTTGAAGATGTTCATAAAGAAAATTTGAAAACATATACTGTAAAAGATGTTGAGTTAAATAAGAATTATGCAATGATTATTTCAACAAACGGAGGATTATGGCGTTATCTAATAGGAGACACAGTTATGTTTACATCATTAAAACCGCATAAAATTATAATAACAGGCAGAATAAAACATTTTATAAATGCTTTCGGGGAAGAATTAATTATTGACAATGCAGAAAAGGCACTTCTTATTGCATCTGAAAAAACAAATGCACACATTAAAGAATATACGGCTGCACCGATTTATATGTCTGATAAAGAAACAGGAGGACATGAATGGTTGATTGATTTTTCGGAACGGCCTGAAAATCTTGATTCTTTTATTGAAGAATTAGACAGAGCTTTAAAATCGGTAAATTCTGATTACGCAGCAAAACGATATAAAGACTTTACTTTAAAAAAACCCGTTGTACATATTGCAAAAAACGATGTTTTTTATAAGTGGCTGAAACAAAAAGGAAAACTCGGAGGGCAAAATAAAATACCGAGATTGTCAAATAATCGAGACTATATTGATGAGTTATTAGAATTAAATGACAACTAAAATAATGCGATATTTTATTATTCCGGTGTTTTTTATATTTTTTTCAGAATCTTTCGGGCAGGTTGTGACAGAGAATGTAATTAACGTTAAGGCAGATATTATTTTTGCCGATGGCTTCGATAATTTATATGTTTTGTCGGAAAACTCTTTCATTAAGTATAATTCAAAAGGTAAAGAAATTTTTTCTTTTTATCCGGAAGCGGGAGATAAAATAACAAATGCGGATGTGCGAAATTCTTTGAAAGTTATTTTGTTTTTTGAAGACCAAAATAAAATTATTGTTTTGGACAACAAACTGAGTAAAATAAGCAATGAAATATATTTAGACAAATTTAATATTTTCGGAGATGCTGTAATATGCGGATCAACAATAGGAGGATATTGGATATATGATAATATTAACAGCCGGTTATTAAAATTAAATGTAGATTTTATTCTTGAATATAAAAAAGATTTGAACATTTCGGAGGAAATAATATCAATAAGCGATAATTCGGAAAATGTTTTTTTGCAGAAAAGTTCAAGAGAATTTATCAGCTATGATTTTAACGCCGGAGTAACAGAAGATATGCAAATTTATAAAGCTTCTGAAAGATATAGCTTTATTAATGACGAAATTGTTTTTTACAGCGGAAATGTTCACGGATTAACTTTTTTTAATTGGAAAAAAAGTGAGTACAGATATATTAAACTTCCGAAAGATATAAGCATTACAAATGCTGTTTTAGGGAAATCAAAGGTGTTTTTCTTCAATAAATATAAAGTTTATATTTCAAAAATTAGGGAAGAATAGCTTAATGAAAGAACAAATAAGCCATCAAAATTGCGGCAATTATACCGACAAAATCAGCTATTAACCCGGCAGTTACGGCATATCTTGTGTTTTTAATCCCTACGGAACCGAAATAAACAGCAATAATATAAAAAGTTGTATCGGTAGCACCTTGCACCGTTGAGGCTACTCGCCCTACAAATGAATCTGCTCCGTGGGCATTTATTGTATCAACCATCATGCCTCTTGCACCGCTTCCGCTGAGGGGTTTCATAAAGGCGGTAGGTAAAGCTTCAATAAAATCTGTATTTATTCCCAGAATTTCAAAAACAAAAGCAAAGCCCGTTATTAAATAATCCATAGCACCGGATGCTCTGAAAACTCCTATTGAAACTAAAATTGCAATTAAATAAGGAATAATTTTTATTGCAACTTTAAAGCCGTCTTTTGCCCCTTCAATAAATGCTTCATAAACATTAACTTTTTTAACGGCTGCAAGCCCTATAAACAGCACAATTATGCTGAACAATATCAAATTGCTTGCAACGGAAGATATTTCGGCAATTTGCTCTTTGGGAAGTTGCTGTAAGTAATAAATTAAACCGATAATTAATGCTGAGATGCTGCCGAGATATGCTAAAATGGTTTTGTTAAATAAATTAATTTTTTGAAATATTGAAACGGTAATTAAACCTGCCAGAGTTGAGAAGAAAGTTGCTAACAAAATCGGAATAAAAATATCCGAAGGGTCGGCAGCACCAAGTTGTGCTCTGTAAACCATAACACTTATCGGAATAATTGTTAAGCCGGAGGTATTTAGCACAAGAAACATTATTTGAGCATTTGAGGCAGTATCTTTTTTCTTGTTTGTTTCTTGAAGTTGATCCATTGCTTTCAGTCCCATTGGTGTAGCTGCATTGTCTAAGCCCAGCATATTTGCGGCAATATTCATCATAATTGAACCGTAAGCGGGATGGTTTTTGTCAAGTTCCGGGAATATTTTTCTGAAAAAAGGATTGATAAGTTTTGAAAATATTTTAATGATTCCGCCTTTTTCTCCGATTTTCATTATGCCCAACCAAAGGGTAAGAACACCGGTAAGCCCGAGAGAAATATCAAAACCGGTTTTTGCCATATCGAACGTGCTTGAAACCATTTCAGGAAAAACATTTACATCTCCTAAAAAAATAAGTTTGGCAAGCCCGACAACAAATGCGATAAGAAAAAATGCTATCCAGATATAGTTTAAAACCATTGAATATTAATTATAAAGAAACAAATATAAAAAACCTTTTATAAAAATATTGAATATTGCTAATTATTCATTTTCGCAATTTTCATATTTCTTACAAATATATATTTAATTACTTTTGTGTTTTCAAGAAAAGTATTTGTTATATGGGAATTATTGCCAAACAATCAATAAGGGGTTCAATTTATACTTACGGCGGAGCTTTAATCGGTTTTGTAAATACAGGCTTATTGATGCCGAAATTTTTTTCAACGGAACAAGTTGGTTTGGTAAATATTTTAATAGCTCTAACATTAATGTTTTCGCAATTTTCAACTTTAGGTTTTGCAAGTGTTAATACTCGTATTTTTCCTTATTTCAGAAATAAAGAAAACAAACATAACGGTATTTTTTCGTTAGGAGCAATTGTTACGCTTTCAGGCGTTATTTTGTCTCTGATTTTTATTTTTGTTTTTAAGTCGGAAATTCTTCAAAGTAATGCCGAGAAATCGAAACTATTAGAAGATAACCTTTTTTATTTGCCGGTATTAATTTTTTTCACTGCATATTTTTTGTTTTTTGATTCTTACGCTAAAGCTGTTTATGATGCCGTAACCGGTACTTTTTTGAGAGATTTTTTTGTGAAAATTTCTAATTTGGGAATAATCATTCTTTACATATTTGACATAATCAGTTTTGACGTTTTTGTTTTTTTATATGTATTGGTATTTGTAATTCCGGCAATTATTATTGTTGTTATTTTATTTTTACGAAAAGATTTTTCATTTAGGTTCATTAACTTGAAACTATTTAAAAAATATAAACGAGAAATATTTAAAGTCAGTGTATTCGGGATAATATCAGGTTTTAGCGGTATTGCAATATTGAATATTGATAAATATATGGTTAATGCTTATTTGGGTTTGAGTGCTGCGGGGATATATTCTATCGCATTCTTTTTTGGGATGTTGGTTATTATTCCGGCAAAATCATTAAGAAAAATTTCGTCTATTGTTTTAGCAGATGCTTGGAAAAATAATGATATTGATATTATAAAATCAATATATAAGAAAAGCACAATAAACCAAATGATTATAGGAGCAATATTAAGTGTCGGAATTATTATTAATCTTGACAATATATTTTTAATTATACCCGACTATGTTTCAGGAAGATATGTGATAATATTTATTGTAATCGGATACTTTTTTGAAATGACTTCGGGCGTAAGTTCTATGGTTATTTTAAGCTCAAAACATTATAAAATATTTTCTTATATGATGTTGATAACTCTTTTTAATACTGTTGTTTTTAATATTATTTTTATTCCGATGTTTCAAATAACCGGTGCAGGAATTGCATCTGCATCAGCAATTATTATTTTTTTATTGATGAGGTATTTTTTTATTTTAAAGAAATTTAAATTACAGCCGTATTCGTATAAACACATATTGATATTGCTTATTTCGGGCTTCGTTTTTTTATTGAATTTGCTAATTCCGGAAAACAAAATGTATATTCTTGATATTATTATCAGAAGCAGTATAGTGTCTGTTGTATTTATTTTGCTGATTTATTTGTCAAAAGTTTCTGATGAAGCAAATAAATATGCCGATAAAGGTTTTAATTATCTTAAAAATAAACTAAGAAGATAGGAGTGTTTCAATAATTTCTTCCGACAAACTTGTTTTAAATAAACGAATATTTTTTTTAATTTCTGAAATATCTTTATCCCACCATTTTATTTCTGACAACTTATCAATCGTTTCTTTATTAAAACGAAATTTAATATGTTTTGCAGGAACACCGGCAACTATTTCATAGTCATTAACATTTTTTGTGACTACTGCACCCGCACCTATTATTGCACCGTTACCAATTGTAATGCCGGGCATAATTATTACGCCGGCACCTATCCACACATCATTTTTAATAATTACTTTTTTGTAGAAAGTTTCCCTTTTATCAACAAAACCGTAAGAGGGTAAATATGGGAAAGCATGCATTGTAAGTCTGTTGTACGGATGCTCAACAGCATTTATGGTAACGTCCCATGAAATTGAGCAAAACGAACCTATTTCTGTATTAATTATTTTCGTATTTCTGCCTATTGAAGTGTATTTTTTTATTTTTGAGTTGCTTACGGAAGCATTTTTTGCAAAAGATACTTTTTCCTCAACTTGAATATTATTCAGAGTTGTTCCGTTTGCAATGTTTGTATCCCAAAAGACAGTATTTTTTTTTAGATATTTATTTATCAAATAGTTTTTTGCTTTTGACAGTCCTAATTTCGGTATCATAATATTTATAATCTTTTTAAATTATTTAGAAATTTTTTCATTTCCTCGTATTTGTTTTTTATAAATATAGTATTACTTTCTGATATTGAAAAAATGTTATCCTCAAACTTCTCTAAATATTTTTCAAAACCCGATTCAAAACTTTTGCTGTAGGCATAAAGCTCAGGCAAATTAAAGGTTTTAGACATTCCTAAGCCTCTTCCGTCTTCGCTTAATAATATTGAAGGTAAGCCGTTTGCCAGAAAAAACAAATGAGCATGAACTCTGTAGCCTATGTGAAGGTCTGCGTTTTTATAGAATTTTAATTTTTCTAAATCATAAGACACATCTTTTATTGAACATCCTTTTAGTTTGGCAAAACTTGACATTAACAAATATGCGGATGAATCCCTTAATCCTGTAAATTTGTCGGGTAAAATACCTCTGTGAAAAGAAACAATTATTTCGGCATTTTTATACCTTCTTTTTAATAATTTAAGTATTCTGTTTGTTTGACCTGTGAGCTTTCTGTTTGCCGGTGTTGTAAAAACTATTTTTTTAATTTCTGTTGTTTTTTTTGTTTCTAAAGTATCAAGTTCTCTAAACCATACGGGACAACCGGTCATTACGGAGTTCTCATATCCGTTTTGGTTTAGAATTTTATTTGTAAGAACATCTCGGCAGCTTATTTTTCCGAAACTTTTGTTTATATAGTTTAAAAGTATTTTAGAATTTTCGGAGAATTTAAATTTTTCGTGATTCAGTGCCGGTTTGCCGCTCCAACCGACACCTAAAGTTGTGACAGGAACTTTTAACTTGTTTAAACTATCAACAATAGGATATATTTGCGGATACATATTTTCTCCGAATCCGGGACCTCCGCATATAATAATTGCTTTTGAGCTGTTAAGTAAATCAATTTTGCTTGAATGGTTTTCCCAACGATTTAATTCTATAATATTGTCGGAAATATGCTTTTTGATTAACTTTTTAGCACTGTCAAAAATCAGATAATCTCCTATATTTTTTATTGCTCCCGAAAGAAGGATATATGGCTTATTCATAAAACTCTTTTATTATTATTTCATCACAGAGAATGTTTTTTGTTGCTTTTTTTCCGATTACGTCATTAATATATTTAGGACTGATACCTGTACCCGGTCTTTTCCATGTTATGTCATCCTTTTCGATAATTTTTCCTTGCGGAATTGTTTTTGCAGCGACTAAACTTCTTCGAGCATTTAATCTGGATATTTCTTCACTCGGAAGATAATCAATTTCTGTTTTCCCTATTAATTTTAATTTAGAATCAATTTTTTTGTAAAATTTTTTCAAATCATCTTTATCCATCGCATGATAATGGTCGTTTCCGGGTAACGTTTTGTCAAAAGTGAAATGTTTTTCAATGATTTTTGCTCCTAAAAGGAAGGCGGTTTCTAAAATAGTCATATCACCGGGAAGTGTATGGTCGGAATATCCGACTAACAAATTCGGGAACTCTTTTTTTAATCCTTGAATCATTCCTAAGTTTGCGTTTTCATCTTTTGTAGGGTAATTTAAAACGCAATGTAAGAGTGAAAGTTTATTTTTGTATTTTCCTATCCAATTAACGGCATCTTTAATTTCGGAAAGGTTTGAGGCTCCGGTTGAAAGAATAACAGGTTTGTTAAATTTGCATATATATTCAATAAAAGGTTTGTTTGTAATATCTGAAGAAGATATTTTAAAAGCATCCATTAAATCGTTTAAAAAGTTTGCAGACTCTGTGTCAAAAGGAGTACTTAAAAATTCAATATCTGTTTTATCGCAGTATGTTTTTAATTCTTCGTATTCTTTTTTCCAAAATGAGTCATATTTTTTAAATAAGTCGTATTGCGATTTTGTTTTTTCTTTTGTTGTGTCCCAATAAGACGGTGATTGTTTTGATGCAATTAAATGTGCTTTATATGTTTGAAATTTTATTGCATCTGCTCCGCCTTCTTTAGCTTCGTCTATTAAACGCTTGGCTAAACTGATTTTTCCTTCGTGGTTTACACCGGCTTCTGCAATCACAAATGGTTTTGGTATGTTGTTGTGTAATTTGAAAAAGTCTTTAATCTTCATAAATTACTAAGTTAATCAGTTATAAAATTTGATATTATTTTTAATGTTCTTTTTCTGCCTTTTTTTAGATCTTTTTTCAACATTCTTGAACTTAATGTTTTTCTTTCTGTAAAGTTATTTATAAGGTCTTTAAAGGTTTTAAATATCTCATTGTCTGAGATTTTATATGCTTCGCCGAGATTAATAAACCCGTTTTCTTTATTTGCAAATAAATGGGTTGTTTCTCTTTTGTTTTGGCATAAAATAATGCTCGGAGTTCCGATTGTTGCAATTTCATAAACAGTTCTTCCTGCCGAAGAAAAAATTATATCTGCTTTTGCCATATATGTTGAAATATTTGACACATTCTTTTTTAGATTTATTTGGTTGAATTTTTTTAGAGTTGAGCAGTTTGTGTAACCTAATCCGGCAATTACATCAATTTTTATGTTATTTGAAATACAAAAATCATAAATAATATTTAAAATTCTTAAAGTGTAATTGTTTGGGTCTGTTCCGCCGAAAGATATTAATATTGTTTCTGCATTTTCCTTAATCTTTGTCGTTTCGGACAAAATGAATTCATCTCTTGCAATAAAATATTTATGCCCGGAGTAATAATTTTTTTCGGTTTTTTTCTTTTCGGGATACAATGCATTTATAACAATATCTGCGTACTCAGAACCTTTGCCGCAATCTTCGAAATTAATAATTTTGCTGCAAATTGATTTTAATTTTTGCATGTATTCAATGTCGGTATCAAGTATGTCATTAATAATTATATTGGGTTTCAACATTGCAATATCATCTGTTATTTTCTCACTTTTTTGAATATGAACATTATAGTTTAAAGATTTTATTTTTTCAAAACCGGCTTTGCTTTTTTTGTCCGTCAGAAAAATTAATTCATGGTTTAGTATGTCATTTGCAATAATTACGGTTCTGTAAATATGCCCTAATCCTATTTCTTTGTAGCCCGATGTTACGAAAAGGATTTTTTTTCTTCTTAAATAGTATTCGCACAAACTCCAGTCCTCATAAGTGTCAATGTCAATATCTTCACCATTTTTCAATAAATATAATTCTACATTTTGCCCAATTCTGTCTGTTTTTGTAATTATTTCGGAGTTAGTAATAAAAAACCCTCCTGTTTCTTTGTAAATCGGTTTTAAAAATTGGCGGTTTAATCGTTCTTTATAATTAGGAATGAATTTTCCGTTTTCTTTTTTCCAACTTAAATGGGTGTCGTCTTTTGCCGAGATTACCGAATCAAGCTCCGGGTTTTTTATTAACATTCGAACAGCATTATCAAGGCTTTCTGTTTTTAGCAGAGGGGATGTCGGCTGAAGGGTAATTATTACACTAAACTTTTTATTGTAAATCTTTTCTGCTTTAATATATGTGTCATAAATTACGGAGTCAAGAGTAATTTCATCGGTTGCAAGCTTTGGGTTGCGTTTAATTGTATCTGCTCCTATTTTTTTTGCTAAATCTAATATTTCACGATCTTCACTTGAAACAACTACCGTCGGATTGTAAACAGAGTTGAGAGCAGTTTTAACAGAGTAGTAAATTAATGGTTTGCCGTTAAGATATCTTAAGTTTTTTCTCGGAATGCCTTTTGAACCTCCTCTTGCAGGAATTATTATAAGTATATTGTTATTATTACTCATTATTCAAGTTTAACTTTTCAAAGGCATCAATATATGAATCCGGTGTTATATTATATATTTTTATTTTATTCTTTTTTGCAAATTTACCAATAATAAAATAGCCTTTTAATGATATTACAAATTTCTCTAATATTTCGTGTAATTTTCTTTCTCCTTTTCCCATTTTATCCATTGTTCGAGGCTTTGCTGTTTTTTCATCGTAAAAGTGTTTTTGTGTAAGTAAAACTTTATTTTCACGGGTTACATATATGTTTTTTATCCAATTGTGGTCTGCTCCGGCTATAAATATTGTTGAAAATTTAAACATGATTGAAATAATCAATGAAGGGATTAAAACATTGTGGGGTCTGGGAATTCCGAAACCTTTTGCAAAGCAATAAAAACAGAATTTGTTAAATCCTTCAATTCCCGTCGGGTTGAAATAAAATATTGAAATGTTTGAATTTTTTTTCAATTCATCCATTCGAGATTTATTTTTTTTAACACTATGCAGAATAAATAGTTTTATATTCCAGTTTGTGTTTTTACTTATTGCTTCAAATAACTTTTTCCCTTTGTTTTTATGATAAACTTCAACATCCTCTTTCCACATTTCCGGGGCACTTAAAATATATATTTCCGGTTTTAAATTGCTGTATAATTCAGTTTCTGCAAAATGATTTACTGCTATTAAAGTCTTGTTTTTTATGAAATTAGGGTTTGTTTCAACAGTTGATTTTAAAGAAGGACCGTTTCCCAGAATAATGCAACTGTCAGAGCCTAATTTGTTTTTAGGAAATTTACTTACTTTTGATAAAAGAACAATTTTAATAATTGAAACTAACGTTTTGTTAAGATTATTTAAAAATTGCTGTATTGTTGTAATTATGT from Bacteroidales bacterium harbors:
- a CDS encoding N-acetylneuraminate synthase family protein, yielding MKIKDFFKLHNNIPKPFVIAEAGVNHEGKISLAKRLIDEAKEGGADAIKFQTYKAHLIASKQSPSYWDTTKEKTKSQYDLFKKYDSFWKKEYEELKTYCDKTDIEFLSTPFDTESANFLNDLMDAFKISSSDITNKPFIEYICKFNKPVILSTGASNLSEIKDAVNWIGKYKNKLSLLHCVLNYPTKDENANLGMIQGLKKEFPNLLVGYSDHTLPGDMTILETAFLLGAKIIEKHFTFDKTLPGNDHYHAMDKDDLKKFYKKIDSKLKLIGKTEIDYLPSEEISRLNARRSLVAAKTIPQGKIIEKDDITWKRPGTGISPKYINDVIGKKATKNILCDEIIIKEFYE